In Setaria italica strain Yugu1 chromosome IX, Setaria_italica_v2.0, whole genome shotgun sequence, the genomic stretch TGAAGACCAGAAGTTTAAGACTATGTATGTAAAGGAAAGAAGGGAGAAGTGATGTCAGTATAACTCCTATGATCAGTAGCACCAAAGTATTTATTCAATAGACATGATTTCTTGTGATTCTGCTGCTACCTGTCCAGAGGCAGAAACTCCTTTGTCAGTTCTTCCACACCTCGAATAACACGATTCTTTTCTACTGGCAACCATAAGTTTTGCTCTTTCCAATGCTTTAAAAATCTCAGACTGACAAAATAGGAAAATGGAGCTTCTTGAGGAAACTTTCATTGACTTCGAAATATCAAAATAGCAAAGCAAATAGCCCATCGAGGAAATCACCTCAACTGTTGGCTCCATGTTACCTTCTGAAGAAAAGCCATAGAATCTGCATAGGAACAAGCAAAGTCATATGATAGGATTGGAGGAAAGACAGATCACAAGTAATACAAATTAACCAGCTAAGAACAGAGCGCAGATGAAGATGCCACAGAAGTCaaacatttttttctaaaaaaaacatATTACAAAATTAGAGAAGGAAAATTGGGGtttatttaaaattttattcGTTTGGAATTTAAGCAGTTTAGTGACCACATTGAATAACAACGGTTTTATAGTACAGACAAAGTTCGGTCGACAAAGAGACTCAGTTTAAGGAGGAAACATTCTTGACATTCAGCATTTAGTTTGCTTCCATTCAATCATAGAGTAGTATGATTCTAATGGTATAGTGATTCATCAGAAACTGTTACAGCAATGGTTACCAAGTCAAAAATTTACGAATAACAGAATGCATAATAAGCAAGATATATCAAGCATGCATGTTCTATTCAGAGGATAACACACCTCTGGCCGAAGTACATGACTTTGAGAGCAACAAGTCGCTTTGGGCAGTGACTTAAAATCGCGACCTGGTGACCTGTGCATTAAACAGAAAATTTCAGTTTCTACAGAATCATTGTAATGTAGTGTTTCTGAATAGTCAAGGGAAAAGGAAACATAAAAGGCCAACCACAATGTGGACATAATGAACATTTGTGAAAATGAAAGCAAACATCACTTTATCAAAATCAGAATCATTGTAAAATAGGTGTAGCTGGTGCATCTTTAGTAGCACCTGTTCTTTTAGTACGTTTGCTTGAATCGTCAGGCAAACCATTGCCTTCCGCATTTCTGTTGCACTGTAGGTCAAAAGTAAATATATTAATTAGTAATGctcttgataaaaaaaaaagaactagaTCAGATGAGAATTTGTTTGAAAATATGTACCTGTATTTCATTTTCAGTAGATATTACTGTGTGATCAAATGGAGGGCTCAAATCTTTTTCCAAAGCACTACTTTGATGGAATTTCTCATTATGCCGTGCTTCTGGATCACTTCCATTTAAACATGAACTGGCAACTGCAACAGACCCAACATTTTCCTCCTGTAGAAGAACAAAGTTCAGCAAAGCATCAACAGCAAGAACCTCATGGTACATGGTACAAGTTCAAGGATGCAATACACTGACTTGCTTATACAAATGATACCAACATCCAGATAATTTGAATCCTACATATGCAAACAAACTGTCCTAAGTCCTAACGCATTGTTTGAATCTTATGTGCATGATGTGTCATGCTTGGGTTCTACAAATTTATATGAGTATGCATATAGTGTTGAGGATTGCCATTTACATCTGTCGAAATTCGTTTTCAGATAACCATGGTCATGGGGAAGATTAAGGACACTAATCTAGTATAATTATGAAAACGCAACCTTCCTTGTACCATGTAACCTCTGGCAGCAAATAATGACTACAAGTTTCTCAAGTCTCGCTATAACATGAAATGGCATGCTATAACAAAGGTTAACATGTTATAACAATTTATAGACAGAAAATCAAACTTAAAAAGAAACCCCGTTTTTGCCAAAGCCTGGAGACAAGGCTATCACTGGTTCACATGAAGTCATTGATGCAAATTCACCCTCGGCGGCTAATCGAATTTTATAGGTAGTGACTAACAGGCCATATGTCTTATCTTTCAACTaaaaaaagaacacaaataaAACTACAAAGCTTCCATTTTCCAGTTAGCGGACTATGGAACGAACAGCTATTGGAAATTGTACTGATACCTCGCACAATCAACCTCAAAAGAACCCTTTTTCTGCCAAATCCTGAAGCTGAGGGCATTGCGGCAATTTCACCCTTGGCAGCTAATTGAATCATTGTAGGTAGTGGCCAACTGGCCATATTTCCTCATTGATGTCTTATGATCCTAtcttttcaacaaaaaaaaactgcaagGCTTCCATTTTTCAGCTAGCGAACTATGGAACGAACAGCTATTGGAAATTGTACTGATACCTCACACAATATAGCATCCTCCAAAACATTAACATGGTATAAGATTGTAAGGAAACAAGTAATTAGCTTGTGAACTCCCACATGTCTGTAAAGCTCAAGGAACAAAACCGCTCTAACCCATTGTCTCTACCTATCTTTGCAGCCGAAAGAAAGTGAAGAGCATCACCTTGAATCCGCAGGTACAGCTCGAAGCAACCTTGGCCAGCCTCTGGTTCTCCCTCTCCAACTCCTAGCCACATCCAACTCAGCATTtgaggaagaaaataaaaatcacCCAACCCATCAAAGCAATTAGGCGAAGATAGCAAGCACAAGCCACGACTGCGGCTAGGGTTCGACACCTGCACGCGCATCCGCAGCGCGGCGACCTCcgcccgcagcgccgccgctgtCTCGCCCTCAGCCGCCGCCATGGTAGCTTCCTATCGGAGCCCTACCCGCGCCCGGTAAGAGGAATCTCTTCTCGCGGCTCGCGCTACTGTCATTGTATTAGCGGGTCCGGTTAGTTAGACGTGGGCACGTGTCCGCGTCGTATGGAACCAGACCCGTTAAGGACTAGGGAGAGGCGGGGCTTTGACTGGTCAAATCGCGGGCGGTTAGAATTACCAGCATTGGATTACGGCGCCCGTTGCCTGATTTCGCAACGAACGAGGGAAGAAATGCGAGATCAATCAGATAGATCCTGTTGACTCGGACAGTCATCTCCCACTCTCCTCAATCACAATGGTAGCCAGATCGTCCTCTATAAATACGAGGTCACATCTCAGAGCCAGAGCATCCAACTGCAGAAGTGAACTGTACTGTAGGTTGGAGAGGAAGCCATTGAAtcgtcgatcgatcgatcaagaATGGCAGGAGGCAAGAGCACCCTGCTGCTGTGCATTGCCATCGTCTTGCTGGCGATCGGAAATGGCGGCGTCCCCGGCGCGGAggcgaggaagaaggggaaGCAGTCCCTGGGGTTCTACGAGCTGCGGCGGGGCGAGTTCTCCATGGTCGTCACCAACTGGGGCGCCACCATCCTCGCCGTCAGGATCCCCGACAAGAACGGTGACTGATTCTGATATTTTTCTTCATGAACTTCAACTTGATCCATCCTCTAACGGGTGGTTCGTCTTCCTGATCGTTGGTACGTTCCTGGAATTCTGGTGCAGGGCACATCAACGACGTCGTTCTTGGCTACAAGGACATCGGATCTTACGTGGTGAGATTCAGTGAACTCCATGCATTTTatctcatcttcttcttcttgcaatTTGATTGATTAAAGAAATGACGAAGTAAATGCTGTCGTGTTTCATCCATtggcaaaaaacaaaaaagaacgAGACGACCTACTTCGGCGCGCTGGTGGGCCGCGTGGCGAACCGCATCGCCGGCGGGCGCTTCACCATCAAGGACCGCGCCTACCACACGTACCGGAACGACGGCAACAACACGCTCCACGGCGGCCACCGCGGGTTCAACCAGGTGTTCTGGTCCGTCCGCGAGCGCGTCACCGGCGACTTCCCCCACATCACCTTCTCCTACCGCAGCTACGACGGCGAGCAGGGGTTCCCTGGCAACCTGGACGTGCTCGTCACCTACAAGATCGACGGCGACTTCTCCTACAGCGTCACCATGTACGCCCGGCCCCTCGACAAGCCCACCCCCGTCAACCTCGCGCAGCACACGTACTGGAACCTCCGCGGCCACGGCAACGGCTCGATCCTCGACCACGCCGTCCAGATCTTCGCGTCTGCCGTGACGCCCGTCGCCGGGGACCTCATCCCGACCGGCGCCGTCGCGCCCGTCGCCGGGACGCCGTTCGACTTCCGCGTccccgccgcgcccggcgcgcGCATCGCGGAGGTGGAGGGAGGGTACGACATCAACTACGTCCtcgacggcgcggcggacggGCAGGGGGTGCggaaggtggcggtggtgaGCGAGGCGGACTCCGGGCGGGTGATGGAGCTGTGGGCCGACCAGCCCGGGCTCCAGTTCTACACGGGCAACTTCCTCAAGGGCGACGAGGGCAAGGGTGGCGCCGTCTACGCCAAGCACGGCGGGCTGTGCCTGGAGACGCAGGACTACCCGGACGCCGTGCACGAGCCGGGGTTCCCCGCCGAGGTCTACCGCCCCGGGCAGGTGTACAAGCACTACATGCTCTACAAGTTCTCGCTCAAGAAATAGCTGCTGGATTGTAATTGTATAGTCTGGATGTGGGGTGCGTGCTAGGCTGCGACTGCGAGGAATAAAGAGttcttgaaagttgaaacttgATCATGTGTAATTTAGCAAGCAGTGCATGCTTCGCCTCTGTTTAGCTCAGGAGTTGCAACAAAGATGTGTATGGCTCAAATGTGTGTAAAATCTTTCAGAGTTGGATTTTGTGGGATGAAACTTGAACTCTAGAAGTACATCTTTGGATGGACTATAGATGTGCCAAGTTTTTGGATGAATTTTCACCGGCATGTtactctctctttctccctggCCCGTTGCAAACAAGTGAGCATCGAATATCAAAAATATCATTTCCATTCCCTCAAAAGAAATATCATTTTTCATATAACACCAACATAGAAATGGAAATGCATAAGGCCAATTTCTCTTAAATGTCACTCTGTTTTTTCTCCGAGGAAAAATGAACTCTTTTCTATGGGTTAAACTATCCAAAGTGGATGGCACTCAGATCTTCTGGGCGTTTTTTTCctgtaaaaagaaaaaataataagaataacGTATTCTAGATTTCTGTTGAAATCCACGAAAATGTTGACCAATGTGCTCGCTTGGATGCAATTTGTGCTGACACCATCACACCAATAGTCCTGATCCAAAAGTGTGTTAGCCAAACTGCACGTCTAATTGCAATTATCAATTCTCTTTGTGATGGGGATCTGATTAAACCATTACGTTTGGAGGGCTAATACCGTGCGCTAGCACCTGAAAAACCGAGCACAGTGGACACAATAATGCTACTATATAACCCGGTCGTCGCACAACCACACACAAAAACAGACTTTGCTCAGCATCAGCTAAGCACAATGCAATCAATTTATGATTcatttttacaaaaaaaaatactgcatAATAGGACACCATGCAAGTCAATTGCTAGTTTGACAATAAAATTACAGTGGAACCAGGACTGCACGGCAATAACTTGGGCAACACCAGAGATTCAAAGGTAGCAAAAAATACAACAGAATTTTACTAAGCTCAAACCTCATCGACAGAAAAGATTATGTGCTCATTCAAGTAACAGGAGAAACAATTTTCTGAAGTCTCTCTTAATTCACATGCATATTCATCAGATAAAAACTCAACAATGAAACTGAGTCTCAGCAATGACGGTTTTCAATAATTTAAATAGCAATTTTAGACAACCCATGGTGACCAACTTTTGCTTCCGTTCATGTAACAAGATTAGGTCCTAACAAAGCCAGCAAAATTAGGTCCTAACAACAAAACCGGGAGCTAGCATTGCATGATCACTCTTCATCCTCATCACCATCACCACCTCCACCAGAAGCCTTGTTCTGGTTCTTTCTCTTCACTCTTCCAGGCTCACCACCACCAAGCGGGCTGGTAAGGGAGAAGTCGACGTGCTTCTCAGAGTCAACTCTAACCATGAATGAGGGAATGTTGACAAGCTGCCTCCCAACTCTGCATAAAAAGATCAGATTAAATTGGGAAGGACGCAATCAATGGAAAATACCACGCAGCAAAAGTTTATCAATAAATCCAAGGGCACAGACAATATTATAATTGACAGTATGGTTTAAACAAAGTCGCCAAATTGGTGTGGATACAAACTGCGAAACCTTGCATGACTAAAGCTTGTGCACAGATCAAGCATCCAGCATGTCAACCTATTAACCAGTAAAGACCCATGTAACCATAGCTCAAAGATATCAACCTATTAATCAGTAAAGACCCATGTAAACATAGCTCAAACATAGTTAAAATAAACTTATACAAGGTTCTGCACATGGCATTGCTAAAGCTCAAGGACAAACAAAAGGTTAGTACCTTGAAGAGATAAACTAAGCAGTCAGATTGCCACAGTTAGCTACTCGTCAATCAGAATGACATTGTTCACAAGAAGGTGAAGGAAAAACACATTTATCATTTATGGGCACTCAGAATGAAAAGGACATTTGAGTCATTGGCCTTTTGACCTCATAGATACATTAGCAAAAGTAGTTCCTCATTGTGCCACCAAATGTACCAAAAGCACCTTAAAGCAAAACACATAATAAATGCAGAGTCAAAAACAGTGTTAAAAGCTTCAAAAGTAAAAGTGGGcatcagagaaaaatatgactGCAACATTACACACAAAGTGTCTCAGACGACCGTCGTGAGTTGCATAAGGTTTCTCATCACATGGCCCAAAATACAAACAGGGCAAGAGATAGTGTGGTTTGTGACAGCCCTAAAAACTGTAGAATGAccataataaaaaagaaattggcaTTGAACCCTGACTTCACAATATCCGTACACATTCCATGACACTAGCCTGCTTAAGCGAAAATTCATAACAAGTGTCACAAGCATAATCACTAGGTGAAGAATGTTATTTTATACCTAATGTGGCGTTGCCTGATGAGCACACGAGCATGATGAATGGACTTTGCCATGCCATTCTTGAAAACAATGGTCTGGAGGCGACGCTGCAGGAAGTTCTCAACAGTGAGCGCAAGCACGTAATCAAGCTTGTTCTGGCCCTCGCCAAGAAGTCCGTAGCGGTTCATGCGGCGCAGGAGTGCCTCGCCCTCAAAGATACGGCGGGGGTTCTTCTCATCGAGGGTGAGCAACTCCCTTGCTGCATTTCGGATGCGGCTGAGGGCATACTGCACACGCCACAGCTCGCGCTTGCACCTCAGGCCATACTCACCTACCAGCTTCAGCTCAGCATCAAGACGCTCCTTCTCATACGGACGCCTTGGCTTCTTGAAAGTCTTCCCATCTGCATTACACAAACATTGTCAGAATGAGCAGGACAAACAACAACCACATTCTAGGCATCAGCAACATGTGCATTGAGCTCTGTAGCAATAGCATACAATCAAAATATTCATGTTCATTCATCAACCACTAAAGATTCCTAATCATGAATGCAGTTCAGGGTTCAACATCCTAACAAGCAAATCTGTTCGATAAACGCTAAATGTTTGGTGGCTGCAGATTTGACTGCTCTTTTTCCTAACAGTTGGCAACCATTGTAAAATCGAATCAGTATAATGGAACTTGATTTTGAAGTTTCAGCGTTGATGATGATAATCGACCGTACAGCTTATAATCTACCACGACGAAGAACTCAGCTTACGAAACTAAATCTGACTTTAACGCAGGTTAATATGCCTCAACGACAGTAAAAGGCTAAATCTCTTGGTGGGCATCGAGCATACGCTTCCAGAATACAAATACAGCGAGGGATCTCGAGTTACGGTCTTTCAGGTTCAAATGGACAAGGAAATAAGAACATAGCCACTCATCAAGATCATGTCCTACCGCTCAACGCTATGAGATCAAACAGAGCATGGCAATAGTGAAGCAGGATGTCGCTTACAGTTGCGGTAGAAGCTGACGTGCACCATGGCTGATgatgcctccgccgcccgccgccggtctcgagcgccgccgccgccgccgccgcgaggtcTGCTGTGACTTGCGAGGGGGAGGTGGGAAGGCGAATGAGGGTGTGGAGGCGGCGCACTTATAGAAAGGAGGCGctaaaaccctaaccctagagcTTAAGGTTAGTTATACGGGCCAAGCTCGGTGGGCTTTACGTGCTACAGTGGGCTGGCTCTTTACGGGCCTTCTTCGGTGGTGAAATTCTTTATTCCTTTTCCTTTgccgttttcttttcttttttattgtatataattttttttgaagtaaTAGTTATTATATCTCGCTgctttcatgttcttttcatcTCTTTAAGTTCATGTTTGTTAAAATGATCTCTATACTAGTATGATTTTGACTTGTTGGGGATTCATCCCAATCACTTTCAAATCAAATAAAGCCTAAAGAACAATTAATTATAAATATGAACACCCGTGTTAAGTTTGGGCTAATATTCAAGATGTGTACTTCAATGTCTAAAAAATAAATTGAAGTTCTTACCTTGTAAAATAAAGACTCGCGAACTAGAAATGCTCAATACTGTAAGCAATAGTTGTTTGcatccaaattactatttacaATGGCATTTTATCCCAGTAGCATATATTCTCCATTCCAGTGGCAGAGGCAGCCAAAAAAGCtagcttccttcttcttcctcatctccatcttcttcttatACTCCATTCATGACAAAAAATTATAGAGGGTCTTAGGGAATCCATCGGATTCACGCATATAGGGGGAGCAGGAAGCCTCTTAAGCAACTttaagaggctgctaatcttacacccaatactttttttagaaaaaagagaaagaaaataaactccaacaatccacctaaaccttccccaactttttagcgacgctaaaaaacagtatgccaccgcgtatattttagcgttgacgttcctcccccaatcctgattcccgcacgcccgcgcgtcccttccgatagGCCCAATATGATGACATGGCCTGTGTTTAAAATATTGggagctatttattagcgatctgctatgaactgatatgtttttggtggaaatttttttaggagaacccccaatatatagttttggggaagaattttttagaataCTCTCGAAGTTGCTCTTAGATCCGCCTCTATCTCCATCCCTCACAGATTTGTTTTTTTATCTAATTTTATATTTGTATTCGTATTCCTCACATAACAGCACCACGAAATGACCTGATTTTTTAATAAAGTTTTTCCCCTCCATGGCACGCCTATTTTGCCCCATCAACTTTGTTCTCGCCATTTTTACATCACTATTGCTTCCTTGCCTTTACTATTGCCTATTCATCAATCATCACGCACTCAACGATAATTCAAGTCGCCGTAGCATTGTTCTTATGGACTCTAGATTGGAATAGCAGTTCATTTTCAAACGGGTTTGGGATGTTTGGTTCCTcggacttatttttagcactcgtcacatcgaatgtttagatactaattagaagtattaaacgtagactatttacaaaactcattacataagtgaaggttaaatggcgagacgaatctattaagcctaattagtccatgatttgacaatgtgttactacagtaaacatttactaatgatggattaattaggtttaatagattcgtctcgccgttcgcctccacttatgtaatgagttttgtaaatagtctacgtttaatacttataattagtatctaaatattcgatgtgacacgtgctaaaaataagcaaagaaccAAACGCCCTCTCAGTATCTTTCCGGAAATTGTGATCCGTGCCAAGTGCCAACTCCAGCTCAATCCAAAACGAGTAGCATGTACGCCGTAGCAGTGGACTTGTACACATCCCACGCTCTCTGCGGCATTTCGCCGAGCACCCGCCATGCACTCCCTTCGGCGCGCCCTTCGCCTCCCCGCCCCTTCCAcctaccccgccgccgccgccgcctcctcctgcctCCGCGCTTTCTCCTcccaccgccgcgcgccgccgccgccgccccgttcCGCGGCCACCGGCGACGACGAGTGGAACGACGCGTGGGAGACCGCATGGCTTCCGGGCGactcccccgcctcctccccagcgcccgccgcgccgtggGAGTCCCccacctcggcctcggcgcccGCCGTCCCGGCCGTCTCCGCCGAGGTGGACCCGGACACGAAGGCCTTCGTGGCGGACATGGACGAGCGCTGGGCCGAGCGCCGCGCCGCGTCGAGGCGGGGCCCGCCGACGCGCGTCCCTCGCGCGGCGGAAGGCGGGGAGGGCGGCACCgcggcgaagaagaaggcgcgggCGGACGAGTACAGGACCAGGAAGCAGCGCGTGCACGCCGCGCTGTGGGTGAAGGAGATCGAGAAGATGGAGGAGGCGcgcctcggcggcggaggcgtcggcGCTGACGACATCGACCGGCTCCTCGACTCGTGCTCTGAGTACGTTGCTACTCCATTACCATTCTTTGGTGTTCTCGGAGCGAATTGCGATCCATATCTATGGTTGATTTATGCCATAGTATTGCTTGCTTAAATTTGATTGCTCGCGAGTTGTCACATACCCATATATTAGTGGAGTATTTTGCCTTTGGCTATCCTCCCTGTCCCTGACGCCACGTTGATGAAGATTCTATCGAAATTATGAGACCAGTTATATTTGTGATTTAGATGATCACATGGATTGGTTAGTTACGTACTGGAACCACATGCAGTAAGTTTCTTTGCAAGGATCTTCTTTTCAGATTCTTGGCAAAGCTTAAAAATGTAGTGTTTGTCTATGATTCTTGCTTTTTTTTAGGAAGTCAGGGAGGGGAGACCCCTAACTAAATTTTATTTGTGACATGCAAAAAGCTGTACACATGTGaaccaaataaaaataaaagtaaGTGATAAAGGAGTACATCGAAGAAAAAGATTAAGGTCTTAATGAAATCTGGGAGCTTCCTGTGCCCAGTGCAG encodes the following:
- the LOC101760289 gene encoding 40S ribosomal protein S9-2, producing MVHVSFYRNYGKTFKKPRRPYEKERLDAELKLVGEYGLRCKRELWRVQYALSRIRNAARELLTLDEKNPRRIFEGEALLRRMNRYGLLGEGQNKLDYVLALTVENFLQRRLQTIVFKNGMAKSIHHARVLIRQRHIRVGRQLVNIPSFMVRVDSEKHVDFSLTSPLGGGEPGRVKRKNQNKASGGGGDGDEDEE
- the LOC101760693 gene encoding uncharacterized protein LOC101760693 encodes the protein MHSLRRALRLPAPSTYPAAAAASSCLRAFSSHRRAPPPPPRSAATGDDEWNDAWETAWLPGDSPASSPAPAAPWESPTSASAPAVPAVSAEVDPDTKAFVADMDERWAERRAASRRGPPTRVPRAAEGGEGGTAAKKKARADEYRTRKQRVHAALWVKEIEKMEEARLGGGGVGADDIDRLLDSCSDIFDSGNADFGDSKIPSTTEIKTKPDGWETTTRGQDGNIWEISQREEDILLQEFERRMAFSKQQIASFIKTHIFSRRRPIDGWKYMIEEIGPNARKGKGSVQRLPSVTDPATQSYIEDTPAIASNSSFRGNRPQ
- the LOC101759873 gene encoding aldose 1-epimerase codes for the protein MAGGKSTLLLCIAIVLLAIGNGGVPGAEARKKGKQSLGFYELRRGEFSMVVTNWGATILAVRIPDKNGHINDVVLGYKDIGSYVNETTYFGALVGRVANRIAGGRFTIKDRAYHTYRNDGNNTLHGGHRGFNQVFWSVRERVTGDFPHITFSYRSYDGEQGFPGNLDVLVTYKIDGDFSYSVTMYARPLDKPTPVNLAQHTYWNLRGHGNGSILDHAVQIFASAVTPVAGDLIPTGAVAPVAGTPFDFRVPAAPGARIAEVEGGYDINYVLDGAADGQGVRKVAVVSEADSGRVMELWADQPGLQFYTGNFLKGDEGKGGAVYAKHGGLCLETQDYPDAVHEPGFPAEVYRPGQVYKHYMLYKFSLKK